The DNA window CGCCCTGTCAGGCCCGCATCACCGTCCGGGCCACCAATCACAAAGGTGCCCGTTGGATTTACCCACCATTCAGTGTCTTCAGTGACCCACCCCTCGGGCAGGACCTCCCGGATATAGGGTTCCACGATGGCGCGGATGTCAGCGGAGGTCTGCGAGGCATCCGCGTGCTGAGTAGACAGAACAATTGACGATACCCCCACCGGTTTGCCGTTTTCATACCGTACCGAGAGCTGGCTCTTGGCATCGGGACGCAGCGTCGGCTCGGTGCCGTCTTTTCGCACCTCTGCGAGACGGCGCAGGATCGCATGAGCGTAATGGATGGGCGCCGGCATCAGTTCGGGTGTCTCGCGCGTGGCAAAACCGAACATAATGCCCTGATCCCCCGCCCCTTCGTCCTTATCAGCTGCTGCATCTACCCCCTGGGCGATGTGTGCCGACTGCTCATGCAGCAGGTTGGTGATCTGGCATGTGGCGTGGTGAAATTTATCCTGCTCATAACCAATGTCCCGGATGCAGGCGCGCGCGATCTCTTCGATCCGCCCCATGTATTCGTTCAGCTTGTTTTTGTCGGACAGTCCGACCTCTCCGCCGATCACAACCCGGTTCGTTGTGGCAAAGGTTTCCGCAGCGACGCGCGCTTCAGGTTCTTCCCCGAGAAAGGCGTCAAGCACCGCGTCGGAAATCCGGTCACAGACCTTATCGGGGTGACCCTCGGAAACGGATTCCGAAGTAAAAGTATAATTCTGTCGGGACATGTATCGCTCCATTGAAAAAACCGTGCGCCGTCAGGAAGCCGTTGGAACACGTTCGGCTGTGGTTACGTGGCAGGCACGCGGGCGTCAAATGCTATTTTCTGAATCTCGCGGCGGCGTTACGGTTTTTCAGGTTCCGCAGGATCAGACCTGCGAGTCCCGCACCCAAAACGATAAATACCGGCAGATTGCCGGTCCGGCTGAAGAGCGTAGGCGCCCCGGGTGCAGGCAGTCGGGCATCAAGCCCCCCGGCGATACCTGTTGCAAGGCTGGCGGTGATGCGGCCCCGGGGATCAATCATGGCCGAAATGCCGGTGTTGGCCGATCGCATCAGGGGCAGACCCTGTTCGATCGCGCGCATACGGGCCTGTGCCAGATGCTGCGCTGGACCTGCACCCTGCCCGAACCACGCGTCATTGGTGATCTGCAACAGAAAGTCCGGCCTTTCCGGAGTGCCGAACAGACCACGCGAGAAGACGGCCTCGTAACAGATAAGTGGCAGCGCCTGGCCCAGCGGCCCGAAATCAAGCAGCCCCGGACCGGGCCCGGCGCTGAAGCCACGTCCGTTTGCTGCCAGCCCGCTGATCCCCAGCCGGTCGGCAAGGGAACTCAGCGGAATGTATTCACCAAAGGGCACCAGGTGGTGTTTGTCGTAGACCTGACCGGGGGCTCCGTCCTCCTGCAGCACCACGAGGGAATTATAGAGCCCGGTCGTATCCAGCCTCAACGCGCCCAGAACCACAGGAGCCGTAGTCGTCTGCACGATCTGTTCAAGCGCCGGGCCCGCGCGGTCAAGGGTCCAGGGAATGGCGGTTTCAGGCCAGATCACCAGAGCGGGCGGGTTGTCAGGATCCGAAGGCGCCTCTGCCGTCAGCTCAAGCTGGCGCCGGAAAAAGAGCTCTGCGTTGCCGGGCTGCCATTTCAGGTGCTGCGCTGCATTGGGCTGTATTAGCCTGACGGTGTGGTCTGTAAGCGCGGGCGGTGGTGCGGAAAGCGGCAGATGAAAGAGCAGTGCAGCACAGACCAGCGCGGTAACCTGGGCCGCACGCATGACCGGACGATCGCGAAAAACAGCCGGGAAAGACAGCAGCCACGCAAGACACATCAGCCATAGCATCGCCCCGTGCGGGCCGGAAAGAGCCAGCGCCTTGCTGGCCGGTCCGTCGATCAGCGACTGCGCGGGGCTTGCCCAGGGAAAGCCGGTGAATACGTATGCCCGCAGAATTTCCGCGGCCGTCCAGGTCAGGATCAGCGGCCATGTACGCGGTGAAAGCGCGCGGGCGGCCCAGAAAGCCCCTCCCCAGAACAGCGCAAGCCCGGTGCTCAGAAACAGCAGTGCGAAAGGCGCCATCCAGGCATGTCGTGCCGCATCCACCTGAAACGGCTCAACGATCCAGTGCAGAGCCAGAGCAAAATAACCGGTGCCAAAAGCCCAGCCCACAGCACCTGCGTGCCGGGCCGTCTTCTGGCGGCGCAGCATCAGGAAACCGATCGACAGAAGGAGCAGCATCAGCAGCGTCTGATCCCAGGGTGCCTGCCCCAGCGCCGCACCAGCGCCGGTCAGCGCGGCGATAGCCATGCGCTGCCAGAGCGGCATGCGGGCATACCAGCGCCAGGGTTTCTGCCGCGACGCCGTTTTGTTTTCCGTCAAGTAACCGGGGGCGCGGTGCGTACGCGCAACCGTTTGATGCGCCGCGGATCAGCGTCCAGAACCTCGAATTCGGGGCCGTCCGGGTGCACAACCACTTCACCGCGCGCCGGAACCCGGCCCGACAGCATAAAGACGAGACCGCCAAGCGTGTCGATCTCT is part of the Roseobacter ponti genome and encodes:
- the metK gene encoding methionine adenosyltransferase — encoded protein: MSRQNYTFTSESVSEGHPDKVCDRISDAVLDAFLGEEPEARVAAETFATTNRVVIGGEVGLSDKNKLNEYMGRIEEIARACIRDIGYEQDKFHHATCQITNLLHEQSAHIAQGVDAAADKDEGAGDQGIMFGFATRETPELMPAPIHYAHAILRRLAEVRKDGTEPTLRPDAKSQLSVRYENGKPVGVSSIVLSTQHADASQTSADIRAIVEPYIREVLPEGWVTEDTEWWVNPTGTFVIGGPDGDAGLTGRKIIVDTYGGAAPHGGGAFSGKDPTKVDRSAAYVARYLAKNVVAAGLADKCTIQLSYAIGVSKPLSIYCDTFGTGDVQDAAIEKAIRQIIDLTPRGIRNHLQLNRPIYERTAAYGHFGRAPDDDGGFSWEKTDLVDALKSAV
- the lnt gene encoding apolipoprotein N-acyltransferase, yielding MPLWQRMAIAALTGAGAALGQAPWDQTLLMLLLLSIGFLMLRRQKTARHAGAVGWAFGTGYFALALHWIVEPFQVDAARHAWMAPFALLFLSTGLALFWGGAFWAARALSPRTWPLILTWTAAEILRAYVFTGFPWASPAQSLIDGPASKALALSGPHGAMLWLMCLAWLLSFPAVFRDRPVMRAAQVTALVCAALLFHLPLSAPPPALTDHTVRLIQPNAAQHLKWQPGNAELFFRRQLELTAEAPSDPDNPPALVIWPETAIPWTLDRAGPALEQIVQTTTAPVVLGALRLDTTGLYNSLVVLQEDGAPGQVYDKHHLVPFGEYIPLSSLADRLGISGLAANGRGFSAGPGPGLLDFGPLGQALPLICYEAVFSRGLFGTPERPDFLLQITNDAWFGQGAGPAQHLAQARMRAIEQGLPLMRSANTGISAMIDPRGRITASLATGIAGGLDARLPAPGAPTLFSRTGNLPVFIVLGAGLAGLILRNLKNRNAAARFRK